The stretch of DNA ACGACCCCGACGTCCGCTGCGCGTTGAGCAGCCTGCCTTCGGTGGGCTCCGCGCGCCGGGTGTTGTGGCTGTTCGCAGGAGTCAGCGGGCCGGACCCGCTGGGCCTGTCGAGGCGCTCGGACATCCTCAAGCTCACCCTGGGCCCGCTGTCGCGCAGGGACACCGCCAGGATGGCCGCGAACCGCCTCGGCGGGGTGCCCGACACCGCTCTCTGTCGGCTGATCGACGCCTGCGGAGGCCATCCTGGGCTGTTGGCCGCTTTCTTGGAGACGCTGATCGCCCACGGTGGGTACCTGGTGAGCGAGGGGGTCGCCCGGCTGCCGTCAGGACCGCTGCCGCTGCCGGTGCTCGCCGGGCTGCTGGCGCAGGACCCGCGGCTGTCCGCGCGGACCAGGTCGGTGGTGACCGCGGTCGCCGCGCAACCCCACGGGGTTCGGATGCGCGAGCTGACTCAACTGCCGGACGACACCGCGGTCCCGCTCCTCGCGGCGATCCACGAGGCCGCCGAGGCGGGGATACTCGCACTCGACGGCGACCGCGTCCTGTTCCGCCACCCGTTGGTGCGAGAGGCGGCCGTACTGTTGTCGCGCCCGCCCGTGCGCTCCGGCTCCGTCCCGTGGCAACTCGCCGCGGATTCCGCGTCGATGGCCCCGCGCGCGGACCGTCCTGACGGTCGAACCGTCCCGCGCGACCTCAGGAAGCGGGTGCGGGACGAGGAACCCAACCCGCTGAGTACGGCCGAGCAGAACATCGTCCGGCTGGTCGCCGACGGGTTGACGAACCGCCAAATCGCCTCGCGCGTAGGGCTTTCCCACCACACCGTCAATTTCCACCTCAGGAAGATATTCCGAAAGCTGGGCGTCTCCTCCCGGGCCGAACTCGTGGGGGCGCACCTCCACCTGCTCCACCCGAGGGACCAGCCCCGGACGATGCCCCCCATACAGGAGAGCAGGACAGCAGATGCAGGATGAACAGGCCGTGTCCGTCACCGAACGGCACGGGGACATACCGGAGGAGCCCCCGCCGGCAGCCGATGAAGCGAGCTCCCAAGGGGCCGGCCCCGCCCGTGTCCGGGCCATGGTCCTGGTGGCGATGGCCGCCACCTTCATGGCGATGATGGACTCCTACATCGTCAACGTCGCGATTCCCTCCATCCGCGCGGACCTCGGTGCCTCGGTCTCCGCGGTGGAGATGACCGTGGGCGGATACATCCTGGTGTACGGCCTCTTCCTGGTGACCGGCGGCAGGCTCGGCGACATCGTGGGCTACCGGCGGATGTTCCTCGTCGGCCTCGGCCTCTTCACCCTCGCCTCGCTGGCCTGCGGCATCGCGCCCAACCCGGAGCTGCTGATCGTCTTCCGCTGTGTACAGGGTTTCTCGGCGGCGCTCTTCTTCCCGCAGATCCTCTCCATCATCCAAACCTCGTTCGTGGGCGCGAAGCGGGACCGCGCGCTCGCGCTGTTCGGGGTCACCATCGGACTCGCGGCCATCACGGGGCAGTTGATCGGTGGCGTTCTGGTCCAGGCCGACCTCTTCGGCTGGGGGTGGCGCCCGATCTTCCTGGTCAACCTGCCGGTGGGGCTCGCGACCATCATCGGTGCCGCACTGACGATGCCGGGACTCAAGGGTGCTCACCGGCCCAGGCTCGACCTGCCGGGAGTGGGGCTGCTCACCGCCGCGCTGCTGCTGCTCTCGTTCCCGCTCGCGGAGGGCCGCACCATCGGCTGGCCCGTGTGGTGCTTCGTGATGATGGTCCTGTCGATACCCGTCTTCGTGGCCTTCGGGCTGTGGGAGCGCAGGCTCCAGGCGAACGGCGGTCAGCCGCTGGTCAGCCCCGCTCTGCTCGGTCTGCGCGGCTACCGGTCGGGCAACGCGGTGTTCCTCGCCTTCTTCGCGTGCAACGCCGGTCTGTTCTTCGTCCTCGCCGTCCAGTTGCAGAGCGGCCTCGGCTACACGGCGCTCCAGTCGGGTCTGCTCTTCGCTCCGCTGGGTGTCGCCTTCACCGCCGTGTCGCTGTTCGTGCCGAGGATCGTGGCCAAACTCGGGCTGCACATCCTGACGGTCGGCTACGCGCTCAACGCCCTCGGCTACCTCGTCCTGCTCGTCACGGCGCTGCTCGCGGGCGACGGTCTGACCGGGCCTGTCCTCATCCCCGCCTTGGTACTCATCGGTGTGGGACAGGGCCTGGGCGTCAGCCCGTTGCTCGGTACCGCGCTGGCCGAGGTACCGCCACAGGAGGCGGGCAGTGCGGCGGGAGTGCTGGAGACCGTGGGCCAGTTGGGCATGTCGGTGGGCATCGCGCTGGTCGGGCTGCTCTACTTCAGCACCCTCGGCGACTCGACCTCGCAGCACGGTTACACGCACGCGTTCACGGTGACGCTGGTGCTGAACCTCGTACTGTCGCTGCTCGCCCTGGTGTTCGTGCCCCCGCTGCGCAAGGCAGCCGCGGCCCAGATGGCGGCCGCGGCTGCTACGTGACAGTCCTTACCCCTATGGGCGCCCGGCGGGTGCCCATAGGGGCCCGCATGCACGGAGCGCTCGACCGCGTCGACCGCACCGCCCAGATCCTCGACGTCGCCCAGACCCCCTACGCCCCCCGGATCCTCTACGCCACCTGGGCCCATGACGTCGCCCATGTGTTCGTGGGCCGCGTCCTTCGTGTCATCAGTCGTCCGGGGGCGTCCGGTGTCGAATCCGTACGCTCTCAGTCGTACGAGATGTGCCGCGACCGCGTGAGCACGACATCGTTCTCGATCGTCAGGACGTCCTCCAGAAGGCAACTCGGCCAGATCTCCGGCACCTTCTCCCCGCGTCGGGTACGTACGACCAGGGCGTAGAGGGTGGCTCGTACTGATCCGTCGGAGAGCGGACTGAGGGCAATCTGATTGTAGTAGTGCCGCTTGGTCACCTGATCGTCCTTGTGGGCATGCGCATGAGCCTGTGCCGCCGCGAGAATTCCCGCACGTGTCCTGGCGGGCGGCGCATCGGGTGAGTGAAAGAACACCGCGTCCTCGGTGAACGTCTCGACGTATCTCTTGAAGTCCCCCCGGTCCAGGGCCTGCGTCTGATGAGCGTACAGATTCTGCACCAGCGCGTAGATTTCCGCCGTCACCTTGTGCACGGTAAATGCCTCCATATATTCCCTTGCGGATGGACTCGGAATGAATCTATTTCCGCACTCTGGAGGCGTTGTGGAACAGAGCTGAACGTATCCGTCCCGGCATTTTTCGCGCGGCGGCGGGCTGAAGCGCTGCTCCAGATCCTTTCCAGCGCGTACGGCGACGATCGGGTTCCCGAGAGCACGGTGCGCCCCGAGAGGATGCTGATATCACGATGCCGGACGTCAAGAAAGACCTGGTGGCCGGGGGACGCCGGTTGGCACAAGTGGCGGCAGAGCACGCCATGAAGGCGGAGACCGACCGCCGGCTGACTCCAGAAGTGGTGAACGGCATCGTCGAGGCCGGTTTCCCCCGGCATTTTGTCCCGTCCCGGTGGGGTGGCACAGAAGGATCTTTCGTGGAGTACGGGTCCGCGGTGGCGGATCTCGCCGAGGGAGACGCGTCCGCCGCGTGGGTGGCGGCCGTTGTCGCCTCGCTCGGCCGGATGGCCGGCTATCTACCGGAAGCGGGGCAGCGCGCTCTGTGGCAGCGGACACCGGACACCTTTCTGGCCTGCGGGCTGGTGGCGAGCGGTACGGCGGCCGAGGTCGAGGGCGGCTGGCGGGTGAAGGGAACGTGGCGGTACGTCAGCGGCGTCCACTTCTCCGACTGGGCGCTCGTCGCCTGTCCCGTACCGGGCGGAACCGACGGCCCTGACGTCCGGTTCCTCCTGATACCGCGTGACTCGTACACCGTGGAGAACAGCTGGTTCACGGTCGGCATGCGCGCCACGGGAAGCGACAGCCTGCGCGTCGAGGAGACCTTCGTCCCTCGGGAGTTCTCCTTCCCCCGCAGTGCGCTCCTGTCGGGAACGGCACCGGCCGACGCGCCCGCCACCTCGGCGCTCCCACTGCGGGCCGTGAGCGGACTGACGTTCGCGGGCCCCCTCCTTGGCGCGGCGCGCGGGGCGTTGAGGGCGGCCGGAGAGGATCTGGCGCGACGCCGTGCGGGCGGTCGCGCCCATCGCGTCCTGCACGGACACGACGCGGGACTGGAGATCGCCATCGCCAGAGCGGCCGCGCGGACCGAGGCTGCGGCCGGGCTGCTGACACGGGCGGCGACCGAAGCGGACGGCGAGGCGGGGGCGGGCGGTACCGCGACCGCACGGCTCGCGCTGCAATACGCGGCCGGTGCCGAACTGCTCACCGAAGCCATCGACGCCGTCTTCCGGTTGACGGGCACCTCCTCGCACGACCAAGGTGCGCCGCTTCAGAGGTTCTGGCGCGACATGTCCACCGCGGCGGGACACGCGGTACTGAGGATCGAACCGGCGGCACGCGACTACATCAACACGCTCAATAAAGCTCAGGAGGAACAGAGTTGACCGTCACGCAGGGAAAGATCGTGGTGCACGACGAGGTCGAGCCGGTGAAGTGGACCGTGGAGGAGGGGCGATTTCTGCTGCGCGGTTCGGACACCGGAGGGCGGCTCTCGCTCATGGAGTTCATCACCCCGCCCGACGGGGGCCCACCGCTGCATCTGCACGAGAACGAGGACGAGACGTTCATCGTGACCAGTGGGGCCTACGAGTTCAGGCTCGGGGAGAAGCGCCACGAAGGCGGCGTCGGCACCATCGTCCACGGCCCACGCGGTACCGCTCACGCCTTCCGGAACGTCGCCGACACGACCAGCACCATGCTGTGTGTCGCCACCCCGGGCGGGGCGGAGCTGATGTTCGAGGAGCTGATCGAACTGCGCGCGAGCGAGACCCCGCCGACGTGGCAGGACGTCCTCGCCCTCGCGACCAAGCACCGCATCAGCTACCCGGAGGGGCCACCACCGGGCAGGAGCTGACGCCCCGCCGTCCCACTCCACCCGTACACCTCTGCCTCGTACGGCTCCCGAGTCCGTACGAGGCAGACGCGTGCTCGCGGGCGTGGGGATCACGCCTCCGCCACCGCCCCTTTCTCCGCGGCGGGTGCGGCACTCGGGGCGGCGGCGCGCGCGACCGTCCTGCCGATGACGTGGATGAGCAGAGTCATCGCCAGAGTGATGCCGACCGCCACCCATGCGGAGATCTCGGTGGCATGGGCGTACGCGGCCGCGCTTTTGGCATGGCCGAGCGTCGAGAAGAACAGGGTCCCGACACAGGCGAGGCCGGTGACGCTGGCGAACTGTTGGAACGTCGAGAGCATCCCGGACGCGGCACCCGCCTGGGCCGGGGCGATCGCGGACAGCGGCACACCCACCAGGGACGGCAGGATCAGGCCGTTGCCCAGGCCCATCAGAGCGAGGGCGACGAGGAGTACGGGTACGGCGTTTCCGTCCTTGACGACGTGCAGCCCCACCGCGACGGTCAGGGCGCTGACGGTGGTGATCGCGGCGCCCAGCGTCATGATCCAGAGGCCGTGAGCGGCGATGAGCCGACGCCCCACCAGAGAGGTCACCATGGCGCCGACGGCGAGGGGCACGAAGCACAGCCCCGCGCGGAGCGGGCTGAGGCCGAGCCCGTCCTGTACGAAGAGGCTGAGGATAAAGCTCATGCTCATGAAGAAGAGCATGAAGGCCGCGTTCATCGCCATGCCGATCTTGAAGACCGAGCTGCGGAACAGGGTCATGTCGAGCAGTGGCTGGCCACCGGCCCTGCCGACCCGGCGCTCCCAGCGGACCGTGAGCCCCATGGTCACCACGGCGATCGCCAGAAAGGCCCAGATCCACCCGGGCCAGCCGAGCCCGCGGCCGAAGATCAGCGGTACGAGGGCCAGTCCGAGGGAGCCGGAGACGCCGACCATGCCGAGCAGGTCGAGCCGGGGCTGCTTGTCCGGGACCGTCCTGGGCAGCAGTCGGATACCGAGGGTCACCAGGACGGCGCCGACCGGGACGTTGACGAGGAAGATGGCCCGCCATCCCAGCCCCGCGATGTCGGCGATCAGCAGCAGGCCACCGAGGACCTGGCCGAGAATCCCCGCGAGCCCGGCGGTGACGCCGTACCAGGACAGCGCCCGCGGCCGCTCCTCCGGCGGAAAGATCACGGTGACCAGGGCGAGCATCTGCGGAACCATGGCTGTGGCGGTGAAGCCCTGGACGAGCCGGCTGATCACGAGTTCCGTGGGGGTCTGCGACACCGCGCAGAGAGCGGACGCCACGGTGAATCCGGCCATCCCGAGCAGGAACATCTTTCGGTACCCGAGCCGGTCGCCCAGCCGGCCGCCGGTCACGAGACCGGCCGCGTAGACGAAGACGTATCCGCCGACGATCAGCTCCAGAGCGGCCTCCCCCGCGTGCAAGTCCTGCCGTAAGGAGGGAAGTGCGACATTGACCACTTGAGCGTCGAAGCCGTACATGAAGAACGCGGACATAATGACGGGCAGCGCGAGCCACCGACGAGTATTGTCGGCCTGCACGTGTCCTCCCAGGGGTTTGAGAAAAGGAAATCGCAGAAGAAATTGACCATGCAACTGACTAGGTGCACTTTTCGTGCCATGCGGAGAATTACAGATTAATCGCCCCCAACCGGACGGGCGGCTTTATCTTGAATTCATTAATGGGGCGGCAACGGCAAGGTAAAAATCTTCCGGCCGTACGAACCGACTGAACCAGTCTGCCACCACGGGGGCGTCCACCACCGTGACCAGCATGTTATGTTGGTGCGTCTTTTGGAATGCATTTTCCAGGATATCCATTTCGTCTCTTTTTTCCGATGAGGGAGCGCTTGAATGGCGGGGGATTCGTACACGGTCGGAGTTGCCCACGAAAATCCATTGATGCGGTGGGCCCTGGAGCGCATATTGAGCAGCGATCCAGCTATCAGCGTCGTCCCTGTCCTGGACGGCACGCTCCCTCCCCATATCGATGCCGCAGTGGCTGACTCGCCACTCATCGACCGGGCCGGATGTCCACTGCCCGACGCTCGTGTACTGATCCTCAAGCCGGACGACCGCAGATCGCCCCGCGAAATCATGAGCTCTGTCCGCATCGCGCTCGGCCGGCCGTCAATGGGAGGCTGCTCCCCCGAAGCCGAACTCACGGCGCGTGAGTACCAAGTCCTGAACCATCTCGGGGCGGGGCTGACGCAGCGACAGGTAGCGCGCCGGTTGGAGATCAGTCCGCACACGGTGGACACCTATGTCAAGCGGATCCGGAAGAAGATCGGCCCCGGCAACAAGGCGCATCTGGCCCAGGCCACCTTCCTCCAGCTCTTGTAACGTCTCATGAAATCCGCTGGTCACTCGGGGCGTCATGACATCCCTGGTGGGGGTCGCGACCCTCTACTGGCAGGCCTCGCAGGACTCGGGATTCTCCAGAGAACAGGCGATGGCATCCGCCTGCGCGACCGGCGGGGTCTCCTGGACGGTGGCGACGGACCGCGCGGCCCGCGCGATCCGCGTCGCTGGGCGTGAGCGCAGGTAGTAGGTGGTCTTGAGCCCCTGCTTCCAGGCGTGGGCGTACATCGAGCTGACCTTCCCGATGGTCGGCGTCTCCAGGAAGAGGTTGAGCGACTGGCTCTGATCGATGTACGGAGTACGGGCCGCCGCCATGTCGATCAGGCCGCGCTGCGGGATCTCCCAGGCCGTCCGGTATAGCGCGCGGGTCTCCTCGGGGATCCAGCTGAAGCCCTGCACCGAACCGCCCGCCTCACGCAGTGCCTCGCGGGAATCGGCGTCCCAGACACCGAGTTGCTTCAGATCGTCCACCAAGTACGCGTTCACCTGGAGGAATTCACCCGACAGTGTCTCGCGCTTGAACAGATTGGACACCTGCGGCTCAACACATTCGTACACACCGGCGATCGACGCGATGGTCGCGGTCGGCGCGATGGCCAGGAGCAGCGAGTTCCGCATGCCGGTCCTGGCGATCCGGGCGCGCAGCGCGTCCCACCGTCGCGGCCAGGTGGGCTCGGCGGCGTAGTGGTCGGGGTGCAGCACACCACGGGCCGTACGTGTCCTCTCCCAGGCGGGGAGCGGGCCGCTCCGCTCCGCCAGGTCGCAGGAGGTCTCGTAGGCGGCGAGCATGATCCGCTCGGAGATCTGCGTGGAGAGTTCCCTGGCACGCGGCGAGTCGAAGGGCAGCCGCAGGGTGAAGAAGACGTCCTGGAGCCCCATCAGGCCCAGGCCCACCGGGCGCCACTTGGCGTTGGAACGGCCCGCCTTCTCGGTCGGGTAGAAGTTGATGTCCACGACACGGTCGAGGAAGGTGACCGCGGTCCTGACGGTCTCGTCCAAGCGTTGCCAGTCGATGGAGTCGCCCGAGACGAACGCGCCGACGTTGACCGAGCCCAGGTTGCAGACGGCGGTCTCGCCCTCGTCGGTCACCTCCAGGATCTCGGTGCAGAGGTTGGACGAGTGGACGACGGAGCCGGGCTCCGCGGTCTGGTTGGCGGTGCGGTTCGACGCGTCCTTGAAGGTCATCCACCCCTGGCCGGTCTGGGCGAGGGTGCGCATCATCCGCCCGTACAACTCCCGTGCGGGGATGGTCTTCCTGGCGAGTCCGTCGGCCTCGGCCTTCCGGTAGGCGGCGTCGAACGCGTCACCCCACAGATCGGTGAGCTCCGGGACATCGCTGGGCGAGAAGAGCGACCACCGGCCGTCCGTGTCGACACGGCGCATGAACTCGTCGGGCACCCAGTGCGCCAGGTTGAGATGGTGTGTGCGCCTGGAGTGCTCACCGGTGTTGTCGCGCAGCTCAAGGAACTCCTCGATGTCGGAGTGCCAGGTCTCCAGGTAGACGGCGGCGGCGCCCTTGCGCCTACTGCCCTGGTTCACCGCGGCCACCGAGGCGTCGAGTGTCTTGAGGAAGGGCACGATCCCCTTGGAGTGCCCGTTGGTGCCGCGGATCAGCGAACCGCGCGAGCGGATACGCGAGTACGGGAGACCGATGCCGCCGGTGTGCTTCGAGAGCCTGGCGACCTCGTGGTAGCGGTCGTAGATCGAGTCCAGCTCGTCCAGCGGTGAGTCCAGCAGATAGCAGGACGACATCTGAGGGTGCCTGGTACCGGAGTTGAACAGGGTCGGCGACGAGGGCAGATACTCCAGGCGGCTCATCAGCCCGTACAGCGAGGCTACTTCGGCCAAGGCGCGCGGGGAGTCGTCCTCGGCGAGACCGGCGGCGACCCGCAGCATGAAGTGCTGCGGTGTCTCGATCACCAGACGGGTGATCGGGTGACGCAGCAGGTAGCGGCTGTAGAGGGTGCGCAGCCCGAAGTAACCGAAGCGGTCGTCGGCGCCGGTGTCGACGAGCGCGTCGAGTCGTGCGGCGTGCAGTTGTACGAAGCCGGCGGTGCGGTCGGCGATCAGTCCCTCGCGGTGCCCGACGGCGACGGAGGCGGAGAACGACACCGCGCCCTGCCCTGCCGCCTCGCCCGCGATGGTGCGGGTCAGCAGTCTCGCCGCGAGACGGGAGTACGCGGGATCCTCGGAGATCAGGCCGGCCGCCACCTCGGTCGCCAGCTCCCGCAGTTCGGCGTCGTCCGCGGTCGAGCTGCGCCCACGCAGGGCCGCTTTCGCCACCTTGCCGGGATCAATTCCCTGGAGATCCGCACTGAGGTCGGTCAGCGTCCGCAGCAGTACGGTCCCCGGGGCGTCCGCCACCTGTGCGGAGACAGGTGCGGTGGGCGCGATGGTCACGTGGTGCTCCCTTGTCGAACGTGGGCGTGGTCCGGAGCGCCGGAGGGCAGGGGCGCGCGAAGGCAGACACCTGTGCCCTGAGGCCTCCCGTGCCACAGGCGTCCTTGGTGACGCCGAAATGCAGTGGCAGCATACATCTAGTGCCGCATCCTGAAGTGGAGCCCACATGTTGTGTCTTGGTCGATCTGCGTCTCGCTGACGCACGGCGAGAGAGGCGCCTCGTCCCCCACCCGTCCGGCGGGTTCCGGGTGCTCATCGGGGGTCCAGGAAGTCTCCAGGGCGGCGGACGAGGCTGAGGCCGGCAGTGTCCGCCCGCGCCTCGCTCGACTGCTCGGCGCGGCGAAGCGAGAGGCGATCAAGAATGACCGAAAATCGGTCTGCTACCCACAGCATCGAGATCGAGGCGCCCCCGAGGGCGGTGTACGACCTGGTCGCCGACGCCGGCCGGTGGCCGGTGGTCTTCGGACCGACCGTGCACGTCGACGTAACGGAACACTCCCTCGGGGAGGAGCGCTTCAACATCTGGGCCATGGCGAAGGGGGAGGTCGCCAACTGGTCCTCCCGAAGGACCCTCGACGCCGCGCATCTCACCATCGACTTCCGGCAGGAGCGCAGTGTCGCGCCCATCGCCTCGATGGGCGGGCGGTGGGAATTCGCTGCCGCCGGGCCGGAATCGGGGGGCGGGGCCGGTACCGAAGTGCTGCTGCGCCACGATTTCACGCTGGAGCGGGAGTCCCCCGAATCCCTCCAATGGATCATGGGGGTCCTCGACCAGAACAGCGGTGCGGAGCTTCGGGCGTTGAAGTCGGTGGCCGAACTCGGCGCCTCCGCCGACGAGCTGATCTTCTCCTTCGAGGAGACCGTCTCCTACCAGGGCGAGCTGGAGCCGGCCTACCGCTTCGTGTACGACTGTGCGGCGTGGCCCCGGCGGTTGCCGCACGTCGCCGCTGTCGAGCTGGTGGAGGAGACACCGGGGATCCAGCACATGAAGATGGAGACGGTGGCCGCCGACGGCACGGCGCACAGCACGGCGTCGGTGCGGGTGTGCACACCTTCCGAGCGGATCGTCTACAAACAGACCGAGCTGCCAAAGGCTCTTCTCGGACACAGTGGCACCTGGCGCTTCACCGAACAGGCCGGGGGGAAGTGCTCTGTGACCTCCCAGCACCTGGTGATGCTCGACCCCCGCGAGGTGGCGCCGGCCGACCTCGCCGCATTCCGGGAGCAGGTCGCCGCGTCGCTGGCGCGCAACAGCCGCACGACCCTCGAAGCCGCGTGCGAGGCGGCGACGCGCGGTCGGACGGCGGGGGCCCGGCCCTGACCCTGGTCCATTGACACGGTCGCGCTCGTAGAACCGGCATCGACTGTGGCGAGGTCCGCGCCACAGTCGATGCCGGTCGGGTCCACCGTGCGGGTCGGGTCCACCGTGCGGGTCGAGTCCATCGGCGCCGATCGAGTCCACCGATGTCGGTCGAGTCCGCTCCGGGTCAGGCGTGGAGAGCGCCCGCGCCGGGCCGTGCGGAGCTCAGGACCGATGCCGGTCGAGTCCATCAGCGCCGGTCCAGTCCGCTCCGGCTCCGGCTCCGGCTCCGGCTCCGGCTCCGGCTCCGGCTCCGGCTCCGGCTCCGGCTCCGGCGTGGGGAACGCCCCTGCCACAGGCCGTGCCCGGCTCAGCCGGTCTTCGACTCCGACAACGCGAACGCCTCCGCCGCCTTGCTGATCAGTTCGAGTCGGCCGCTGTGATCGACGCGGGCCGGGGACAGCATCACCGTCAGTGTCGAGGCCCCCGCGGACCTGAACTCCCGCATGCGCCCGGCGACCCGGTCCACGGGGCCGATGAGCGAGACCCGGTCCACGAGTTCGTCCGGAATCGCTTTCGAGGCCCGCGTGAGATCTCCCTCGGCTGCTGTCCGATGAAATTCGGTCATGGCTTTGCCGAATCCGATACGCCGGGCGATGGCGGAATACACATTGCGCTCCGGATCGCCCATGCCGAGAAAGTGTGCGTAGTGGCCGCGTAGGCGATCGATACCTTCTGCCACATTGTCGACGAACAGAGTCGGGACACTGGGAGCGACATCGAAGTCACGCATGTCCTTGCCTGCCCGGTCCCTGCCCTTCTGGATTCCGGCCCTGGCGTCGACAAGGGATTCGGGTGACACGAACGCACCGATCCAGCCGTTCGCGATCTCACCGGCGAGGCGCAGGTTGCCACTGCTCAACGCCGCCAGGTAGATGGGGATGCCGGTGTCCCCGGGCTCCTTGTGGATGTGCAGCGGCGCACCGTCCCGTGAGCCGATGGGAAGCCGGTAGTGCTCACCCTCGTACCGCACGGGAGCACCCGCGAGGGCGGCACGGACGATCTCCACGTACTCCCGGGTGCGCGCCAGCGGTTGGTCGAAGGGGACCCCGTACCAGCCCTCGGAGACATCGGGGTTGGAGACACCGAGCCCCATCCGGAAGCGGCCGCCGCTCAGTGCGTGGAGCGTCGAGGCGGTGAGCGCCGCGAGTCCCGGCGAACGGGCCGGGATCTGCATCACACCGGAGGCCAGGCCTATGGTCCGTGTGCGTCCCGCAACCACACCGAGCACGCTGGGAGCGTCGCTGCGGTACCCCTCACCGCATATCACGAGATCGAA from Streptomyces tsukubensis encodes:
- a CDS encoding helix-turn-helix transcriptional regulator encodes the protein MILHGRNHEQWAISRQLRDVEQGRSGLILLDGPKGSGKSALVDRMVETAAHRGFDVISGTPDRYRKLLLAASLMGGKAADRSSPAMSGSSPAMPGKEAGPRCPDLLDEMVAVQLTGPARRACRTVPASASASASASDRPVLIALDDTTWHDPDVRCALSSLPSVGSARRVLWLFAGVSGPDPLGLSRRSDILKLTLGPLSRRDTARMAANRLGGVPDTALCRLIDACGGHPGLLAAFLETLIAHGGYLVSEGVARLPSGPLPLPVLAGLLAQDPRLSARTRSVVTAVAAQPHGVRMRELTQLPDDTAVPLLAAIHEAAEAGILALDGDRVLFRHPLVREAAVLLSRPPVRSGSVPWQLAADSASMAPRADRPDGRTVPRDLRKRVRDEEPNPLSTAEQNIVRLVADGLTNRQIASRVGLSHHTVNFHLRKIFRKLGVSSRAELVGAHLHLLHPRDQPRTMPPIQESRTADAG
- a CDS encoding MFS transporter, which translates into the protein MQDEQAVSVTERHGDIPEEPPPAADEASSQGAGPARVRAMVLVAMAATFMAMMDSYIVNVAIPSIRADLGASVSAVEMTVGGYILVYGLFLVTGGRLGDIVGYRRMFLVGLGLFTLASLACGIAPNPELLIVFRCVQGFSAALFFPQILSIIQTSFVGAKRDRALALFGVTIGLAAITGQLIGGVLVQADLFGWGWRPIFLVNLPVGLATIIGAALTMPGLKGAHRPRLDLPGVGLLTAALLLLSFPLAEGRTIGWPVWCFVMMVLSIPVFVAFGLWERRLQANGGQPLVSPALLGLRGYRSGNAVFLAFFACNAGLFFVLAVQLQSGLGYTALQSGLLFAPLGVAFTAVSLFVPRIVAKLGLHILTVGYALNALGYLVLLVTALLAGDGLTGPVLIPALVLIGVGQGLGVSPLLGTALAEVPPQEAGSAAGVLETVGQLGMSVGIALVGLLYFSTLGDSTSQHGYTHAFTVTLVLNLVLSLLALVFVPPLRKAAAAQMAAAAAT
- a CDS encoding nuclear transport factor 2 family protein; the encoded protein is MTAEIYALVQNLYAHQTQALDRGDFKRYVETFTEDAVFFHSPDAPPARTRAGILAAAQAHAHAHKDDQVTKRHYYNQIALSPLSDGSVRATLYALVVRTRRGEKVPEIWPSCLLEDVLTIENDVVLTRSRHISYD
- a CDS encoding acyl-CoA dehydrogenase family protein — protein: MPDVKKDLVAGGRRLAQVAAEHAMKAETDRRLTPEVVNGIVEAGFPRHFVPSRWGGTEGSFVEYGSAVADLAEGDASAAWVAAVVASLGRMAGYLPEAGQRALWQRTPDTFLACGLVASGTAAEVEGGWRVKGTWRYVSGVHFSDWALVACPVPGGTDGPDVRFLLIPRDSYTVENSWFTVGMRATGSDSLRVEETFVPREFSFPRSALLSGTAPADAPATSALPLRAVSGLTFAGPLLGAARGALRAAGEDLARRRAGGRAHRVLHGHDAGLEIAIARAAARTEAAAGLLTRAATEADGEAGAGGTATARLALQYAAGAELLTEAIDAVFRLTGTSSHDQGAPLQRFWRDMSTAAGHAVLRIEPAARDYINTLNKAQEEQS
- a CDS encoding cupin domain-containing protein, which translates into the protein MTVTQGKIVVHDEVEPVKWTVEEGRFLLRGSDTGGRLSLMEFITPPDGGPPLHLHENEDETFIVTSGAYEFRLGEKRHEGGVGTIVHGPRGTAHAFRNVADTTSTMLCVATPGGAELMFEELIELRASETPPTWQDVLALATKHRISYPEGPPPGRS
- a CDS encoding MFS transporter, with the protein product MQADNTRRWLALPVIMSAFFMYGFDAQVVNVALPSLRQDLHAGEAALELIVGGYVFVYAAGLVTGGRLGDRLGYRKMFLLGMAGFTVASALCAVSQTPTELVISRLVQGFTATAMVPQMLALVTVIFPPEERPRALSWYGVTAGLAGILGQVLGGLLLIADIAGLGWRAIFLVNVPVGAVLVTLGIRLLPRTVPDKQPRLDLLGMVGVSGSLGLALVPLIFGRGLGWPGWIWAFLAIAVVTMGLTVRWERRVGRAGGQPLLDMTLFRSSVFKIGMAMNAAFMLFFMSMSFILSLFVQDGLGLSPLRAGLCFVPLAVGAMVTSLVGRRLIAAHGLWIMTLGAAITTVSALTVAVGLHVVKDGNAVPVLLVALALMGLGNGLILPSLVGVPLSAIAPAQAGAASGMLSTFQQFASVTGLACVGTLFFSTLGHAKSAAAYAHATEISAWVAVGITLAMTLLIHVIGRTVARAAAPSAAPAAEKGAVAEA
- a CDS encoding helix-turn-helix transcriptional regulator, with the translated sequence MADSPLIDRAGCPLPDARVLILKPDDRRSPREIMSSVRIALGRPSMGGCSPEAELTAREYQVLNHLGAGLTQRQVARRLEISPHTVDTYVKRIRKKIGPGNKAHLAQATFLQLL
- a CDS encoding ribonucleoside-diphosphate reductase subunit alpha yields the protein MTIAPTAPVSAQVADAPGTVLLRTLTDLSADLQGIDPGKVAKAALRGRSSTADDAELRELATEVAAGLISEDPAYSRLAARLLTRTIAGEAAGQGAVSFSASVAVGHREGLIADRTAGFVQLHAARLDALVDTGADDRFGYFGLRTLYSRYLLRHPITRLVIETPQHFMLRVAAGLAEDDSPRALAEVASLYGLMSRLEYLPSSPTLFNSGTRHPQMSSCYLLDSPLDELDSIYDRYHEVARLSKHTGGIGLPYSRIRSRGSLIRGTNGHSKGIVPFLKTLDASVAAVNQGSRRKGAAAVYLETWHSDIEEFLELRDNTGEHSRRTHHLNLAHWVPDEFMRRVDTDGRWSLFSPSDVPELTDLWGDAFDAAYRKAEADGLARKTIPARELYGRMMRTLAQTGQGWMTFKDASNRTANQTAEPGSVVHSSNLCTEILEVTDEGETAVCNLGSVNVGAFVSGDSIDWQRLDETVRTAVTFLDRVVDINFYPTEKAGRSNAKWRPVGLGLMGLQDVFFTLRLPFDSPRARELSTQISERIMLAAYETSCDLAERSGPLPAWERTRTARGVLHPDHYAAEPTWPRRWDALRARIARTGMRNSLLLAIAPTATIASIAGVYECVEPQVSNLFKRETLSGEFLQVNAYLVDDLKQLGVWDADSREALREAGGSVQGFSWIPEETRALYRTAWEIPQRGLIDMAAARTPYIDQSQSLNLFLETPTIGKVSSMYAHAWKQGLKTTYYLRSRPATRIARAARSVATVQETPPVAQADAIACSLENPESCEACQ